The nucleotide sequence ACGAGGCGAGTAAACTTGAATTTACCTGTAGCTTAGGGAATCGCTCATCGTAGAAAACCTCAACCCGAGCGGTGATGCCAGGTGTAGTATTCTCAAATCCCGGAGCAATCGATGTCTGATACTCTCGGTATAGGGCAGCAATGAGAGTCGTCATTTCGGCCATAGCCAAACTACCAGCAGTCAGAGAAGAGGACGACTAAGGATGACATGGGAAGGAATCTGCTTACTGCATGCCAATACACATGCGACCGCCACTCGAAAAGGCCCAAAACCAACGGTTTAGTTCAGTAACATCAGGTCCGAGCCAGCGATCGGGGTTAAATTCCAAAGGGTTTTTGAAAACTTCTGGATTGCGATGCAGAATCCATGGTGAGATGCTAACAACGGTGTCAGCTGGGATGGGGTAGCCGTCAACCACGGATGCAGCGTTGACTGAGCGTGGCTCGGAACTTGGCAGCGGCGCATAGAGCCTCAGTGTCTCCTTGATAATGGCGTGGAGATACGTGCATCGATCACTTTCATCGGCTCTGGGATAGCCATGCTGATTCAGTGATTCTGCAGGAAGCCCAAGGAGCTCATCTCTCAATTTTTCCTGAAATCGTCGATTCTCAGGCAAGGAGAGTGACCAGAGGAGAAACATGAGCGTATCGCTGGTGGTGTCGATTCCAGCAAGAAAATGATCTGCGCACTCGGATGCCGCCTGCATATCGTTCAGCCCATTGGTCTTTTGCGTTTGATGGTGCTGCCAGAGATGGGCGAGGATGGATCTTTCTTTTCCTGTACGACACCGTTATATTAGCCTCTGGTACGAATATGCATGATTGCATGTCTTCTCGGATAGGAATGTCTTGAGAGGGGGGAAACGAATTGAGGGTATTTTACCATTCGTCTTCTGAGAGGGCTTGAAACCTTCTGGATCCGACTGGAAATTCTCGAATGCCTGTAATGCGAACTTCCGAATGCCGGTATACGTAGTTGGCAGCTGCATTGGAAGAATTGGTTTCACCAGTTGGCGCATGAACCCCGTACGAGCGTACATCCATTTCGTGATGGACGGCATATGTACCAAACACCAGGACAACTTGCGGCGAGAAGGATGCATAATGTCGGAGATCAGAGCTCGGTCTGTTTCTGATCCCCGCATGGCAGATGTTGACCCGTGTTTTCCGTAAATAAAAGAGGTGATATTGTCGAGGGAGTAGTAGTGAAGTGTATGGAAGACATCGCTAACGTGGTTTGGCTCACTACCGATGAGTTCCATATACTGTCgcgtcttctcctcgactAACTGTGTTGTTGGTGCTTTGAGTATAGTAGATTTCGCGTAGGCGTGGGACAAGAGCTTTTTTCGGCTGCCATGCTCTTCTACCGAGTGAAAGCTAAACAAGTTCTGCTCACCGTACACATCAAACATGCGGTAGAAGGCGGTCCTGCCGTATCGGCTCCCGGGGCCGTAGACTGTCTTTAGCGCAGTCAAACTGTTGAATGAAATCTCATTAGGGCCTATGCGGACCGCCGGACCGTATTTCGAGTGCAGCTGTTGAATTGTACGCGTGCGAGTTCCTCTCCAGTCCTCGTAGCCAAGTCGCCACTTGGTGAGGGCGAAGGCTATCGGGCCCGGCACGCGACTGAGAGGGCTAAAAACAAGGGGATCTAGAACAAAATAtttgatgagaagaaggaaaaggacaGAGAAGGCGACCGTAATAGCGAAAGAAGTCATTGGGACAGAGGCAGGTTGAAGACGTCGTTATTGTGAGGGGTAGGAGGTATAGCTTTCGATTGAATGGACATTCTTGCTGGTTTTAAATACTCCTCGTGTCAACGGCAGAACTGCGTAAACTCTGGCATCTGCAGTATAAGCTAATTCATTTTGGTTTGCGGGGAGAAGGGAGGTGGCCACCAATAATGTCGATTCTGGGTATCGCCCAAGGTCACAGGGCGTCACTAGCTTCGCCATGGACGCACGACGTCAAAATAGGGCGCAGATACGGATGGAGAGAGTGCTAATTACGCGAAGCTGATTGGGGAATGTTCTATCTCCGAGATCGGGTAAGTTCCCCCATTTCCCCCACCACATCTTGCTTGATGCATCTTGGGCATCTACTCATACGACAACTGATCCGGTATCAACGCCGGGGCGCCGAGTTGAAAACGACTGTTGAAATGCGTACTCATCATGACGGATCGTCCTGAGTCGGCAGGCTCCCGGGAGTCCATTCCCGGCTCCAACCTAAGCCAGCTGGCAACGCCCTCCATCGACATGGAACACGCGGCAACTTATCCATTGCAACGGGATCCAGCACGTCAGAGTCAGAGTGCTGCCACAGTCGCCAGTTGGATGCCATCGTACCCTGATGGGCTTGACAATGATGGGGGATCTCCCAAGGTCGGGGCTCGCTTTTCGTCCAGGTCCGTGAAGATCCTTCGCAATTGGTTTGCAGACCACGAAAGCCACCCTTATCCGTCCTCCAAGGAAGTCGAGATGCTCCAGTTTCAGACTGGTCTTTCTGGACAGCAAATCACCAACTGGTTTGGAAATTTTCGACGACGCTACAAGTTCCGAGCCTTGCGACCAGTGTCGCTCGATATCCGCAACTGGGCCGAACCCCCACCCAGCACCCAAGGCGCAACCAACATCCCGCCGAGGCGTCCGACACCCGTTCCAATGGAACACATGAACCCATTGCAGCGCTGGGAGAACTCACCACCCCAACATGAGGCGGCAGCCGTGTCTGACATCTCCCGGGCCGTCGCTGCATCAGTTGGATCACCTTCAGCTTTTGCTCCGGCACGACCGCGCACATCTGAGTGGTCGGGAAGGTCGACAGGGACTGCATCGTCTGTCAGTAGTACAGGGACATCTTGCTCCAGTAGGGACTCTGGATCGGCCTCCTCCCACGCGTCTCACACTTCTCTGGAGTACCTGAAGCGCAGCACCAACCGCAGGAGGCGTGGCACGACACATCGGCGACAGAGGGGAAACTGGTTGAACCAGCTTCAGGTATCCGGCCGTTACCAGTGCACATTTTGCACTGAATCATTCAAGACCAAGTACGACTGGGAGCGCCACGAGAAGTCGCTTCATCTAGCGTTAGAGGCGTGGGTTTGCTCACCTCAAGGATCGGTAGTGACACACCCCGACGAGGGCTTGCTCTGCGTCTACTGTGGTGATGCCAACCCGGATCAGGCTCACTTAAAAAAGCACAACAATTCTGCCTGTCTAGAGCGACCTTTTGAAGAGAGGACATTTTACCGGAAGGATCATCTCCGACAACACCTTAAGCTAGTGCATAACGCCAAGTATCTTAAGTGGCCTATGGAGGCGTGGAGGACCGCGATTCAGGATATCCACTCCCGATGTGGATTCTGTGGTATTGAGATGGAGTCGTGGAGTAGCAGGACTGACCACTTGGCCTCACATTTCAAGGATGGCCGTACTATGGCAGACTGGACGGGTGACTGGGGGTTCGAGCCTTCGGTCATTGAGATGCTTGATAATGCCATACCTCCATGTGAGCTCTATGTCACAACTCCTAGTGCTATAGCTAATACCACTGTAGATCTCATCCATTACGAGAAGAACTCACCTCTGCCCTTCTCGGCTCTGGCCGGTCCCGCAGACACGCCAAGCAGTGCTTACGAACTAATCAAGTTGGAGTGGGAGTATTACATGCGAGACTACCATGATACTCACGCCGAGGATCTATCTGACGAGAAAATGCAATACGAGGCTTGCTCAATTATTTTTGGAGCCGAAGCCATCTCGGAAGACCACCCATGCCCCGCTCCGTCATGGCTGCGCGACCTTTTGATGGCGAATCACGACGTCGCCGAACAGGCACGCATCCAACCCATGAATCAACTTACCAAATCTCGCATGAGCCCACTGAAGATTAATGGGAAGAGGAATATCTTTGAGGGCTGTGAATTAGAAGGGTCGCTCTGCCGGTATATCGGCATGCACATCATCCTGGGACTGCAGCTCTCTGACCATGACCTCCAGCAGGAAGCGTGCCATGCCATCAGTCGTCTCGAAACTCCTTCTCCAAACCCATCTAAGCGCTTTATGGAATTCCTGGTGAGACTAATCTGGGATTCTACTGAATGGCTGGGGCCTTTGAGAGAACGAGGGCGGTTCTACTCCGAGAGGGAAATAACAGATGCATACCCTCATCCGCTAGACATGGCCCACCTCGACTCTTTCATGGGACAAGCTTATCCGATAGATCCTCAACAGGGTCCCTTTGGAACATTCATACCAAGTGAACTACCCAACCTGATAGCAGGCTTGGAACAGTCTGAGACTCCTCAGCTCCCAACGAGCCTGCTCTGGACCCCGGCCCTAAAGACTGCCCAACATTCCATGCAGCCTTTTGCTGAGCTGCCTCCTAGCCCCTGGGCTCCCGCCATGAGCGAGTCAACATTCAATTCCTCTTATGTCAGCCCGCCCATCAACTCGATATCCGTCACacccttcttcctcaacgacaacaacagcTATCGTCGGCTGACAAGGGAGCTGTCCCGCTTTGTGGCTAGTTGCATGTCGCCCAACAACCCAAACAGTCATGTACCGAGTGACGAGGAACTAAAGTATCAAGCGCGCTGGATTCTTTATGACGAGTAGGTTCCATATGCCTCTGGATTATAAACATCGAGTTGAGCTAACATACGAAGTGATGATCCTTGGAACCAAACCCCTGTTGATAACGTCGAGTGGCTAAACGAGTTCAAAAGGAGCGTCGGTTTATCGGTGGATGCTTTAAGCCAGATGACTACCCCTCTACCGGCCAAATGACAAAAGATATTCATGCGGTGGTGTTTTCTTGAATTTCCATCGAATGTCTTTAGCCCATTTAAGAATCGTTTGGTACACTTTTAGCCATTGTTATGTGCCTCCCCGTGCTTATTGTGTCCTGCCCCCAACCCACGCAGACAAGAGTCCCGAGTGAGAAATTTGGACACCCCTCCCGTCTCTTATCTAGAGTAGTCGACTAGTTCAACAATTTTCTACATCCCTCCCATCTCCTAGTCGCTTTCCACAGGCTCCGGTAGATTTAGTCGGTTCATGTCGTGGAACTTAAGCATATGTCGTACCGAGTTGTCCTTGCGAGAGAAGCCCTTGCCTCCTTCTCTGGAGTAATCACATCCTGGCACGAAACAATGaaacctcttcctcctctcatGGCGGTCGTTTATATGCCGTTGGAGGTGAGTCTTGGTTCCGAATCCTTTAGCACAATTTGGAAAGGGGCACTTGTGCTCCTTGGCATGGTAGCGCCGATGATGCCTAGGAAGGGTTAGACCACGTTTGAATACCCAACCATGGTGCCTTACTTTAGCTTATACGGCTGGTCAAAAACCCGGTAGCAGCCAGGCTCGACGCACTGCAGGGCCTCCTCTCCGAGGGGCGAAGTAGTCTGACTGGTTCGACCTGGGAGATCTGTGAAATTGATCAATATGTTCTTAAATGcgcgctcctcctcaagtCGGTCATTGAAACTGCTTGCATCTTGTCGGTCGAGAATAGTATCGGCATGTCTTTCTCGGCGGAGGCGACTTTGTGGAATGTATCCTGTTGTATCTGTCTCCGACGGGGTTCTCTCTGGCTGCAGAGGCAAGGCTATCCTCTCGTTTGTAGAATTAAACCAACATCTGCAAAGAGTGCTAGGTAGAGAACGACTTAGCCAAGGGGTGTATGGACTCTGAGCTTGCAGAACTAACCAGAATTTGCCGCCAGCGTTGCTGGTTTCAATCTTTCTTGATACGCATCCAGCCCTCGGGCAGTTGCCTAGAGTGGTGGGGCCGTGTCGGCCGATGATAAAAGCCATCGTGATACTCATCCCAGGCATCAGGCCCTCAGTGCGAGCCTGCAAGAGTATCTGCGATGAGTCCAGGGAGTTGAAGAGCAGATACTCCTCAGCTTTGACTTTGTCACTCCCGGGACCTGTCGAAAAATGGTCCATGATGATTGCATGTACCTTCTATGAAATCACATTAGCCAGAGCTGCGTGGTGATTAATTGCAACCTACACTCCAGCCGTACTCTGACGGGATTGGCAGGACACGGCCAAGCGCGTCTTCAAATCTTACAGGATCCTGAAACCAGGTTCGAGATGTGTCTGGCCTTGGAGGTTGGCTCTGGAGCTGAGTTACAACAGCCATAATTTGAAGGTTCGATCTCCATATGTTCTGAGCAAGCTCGATCAGGGTTTCGAGCCGAACTCCAATACCGCTAGAGACTGGTCAATGCTGATtccaagagaagaaaagggTGAACATACATGGATACCAAATCGGAAAGATTCTGTAGTAAGGAAGCAGCCTTAGTGATCATCAAACCCTGTTGCGTTTGTTCACGCCTTGATTGTATAACCCCACTACGaacctcctcaagcttgctTTGCAAAATAGAGGTTTCGGTTTGACTCTGTTCCGTGTTGGAGAAGGTTGTAGATCTGTAAATAGTTAGCAAGGGTCGGGTTGTCACTAGTATGGAAACACCAACAGGCCGATAGTAATGAGCCGCATATTCAGACTGCCCACATGTGTCGCAATATATGCCCGAAGCTCTACGACATCCTTTTCCATGCCGACACCCCACTGAACCTTCAGTCCCCAGGACTTCAGCCTGTCTGACTTGCTTGAGCTGTCGCCATGCTGGGGCTGGACTTCAAGCCTCTCGTACTTCTTCAGCTTCGAGGCAAACTGGTCAAGCGGGTACTGGCACATGAGAGCCGCGACCTTTACACTATTTagcgctgcttcttggccaggcgGACATGGGAGATGCTCGATCTCGTCCAAGGCGCGCTTGAGGCCATGAAGCTCGACGATGAGCTCCTGGtaggatgaggctgaagaatGGCGAAGGGAAGAAACTATATCATTGATGAGCTTCCCAGCCGCTAAAAAGTCGCCGATAGAGAATCCGAAAGACATGAGTGATATCTCGAAGATATATCGAATAAGAATGAAATATTCTTCTCTTCAGGTATAGATAGAGGGAATTTGAATAAAATAGTCCTAGATGAGTGACTTCGGGCTGTACACGAGTGGCTAATGAGGGGAACCATGTTCTGGCAGTGCAAATAAGTCATATGATTTCCTACAGTGACCCTGGTAGATGTAAGAAATCAAGTCCTCTGTGGCCGGAGGTCTAAGCCACCCCAGCCACAAGACAAGAGGTTGCCTTGAACGAGCAGTCTCTCAAATCAGGCTCTGGATTTCCAATGGCCCTGTGCCACTCAGGGATGCAGACAACTCGAACGGCAAGGGATTACCATTCATCCGCAATGCCTATTCGTAGCAAGGGTCAAACCCCGCCATCTAAGCCTCATAGCTCCGCGTCCAAAGAAGATAAAAAAACGCGAGAATCACATCGTGAAGAGCCATTTTTGGTGGCAATCTTTCTCGTGGATTTTTGTGCCCAATATTCCGGCAACGTTTCAGGTTCACCGAGGCATCGGCCAAGCTCGTTATAGAGCCTCTGGACTCTTCCTACACTTTCACTGGAAGCTCAATAAGTTAGAGGCACGCCAAACTCAGGCCGCTGTCCACGAATCGCCATGCGGCTCATCAACGTGAGGACaatggagctggaggagttCCATGGAGACCAGGTCCCCAGGTACGCCATTCTCTCTCATACCTGGGGACAGGGCGAGATCACATTTCAAGACTGGAAAGATCTCAACCTTGCTTCCCAGAAGGCGGGTTTCGCCAAGATCCTCGGCGCTTGTCGACAGGCCTCTGAGGATTCCCTGGAGTATCTCTGGGTGGACACCAACTGCATCGATAAGACGAGCTCCGCAGAACTCTCGGAAGCTATCAACTCCATGTTTGCCTGGTATCGCGATGCCGTGGTATGCTACGCTTTTCTCATTGATGTTCCTACCATACCCGCCAGTGGTCTAGTTCGTTACGAAGCCTACTGTCAAAGTCGGTGGTTCACGCGCGGATGGACCTTGCAAGAGCTTCTCGCGCCACGGGATGTGATCTTCTTTGATCAAAATTGGCAGCAGATCGGCAACAGGTCGGGGTCGTTAGGGGAGCGGATAGCTGCCATAACGCAAATTGAAGTCCCTTTCATTACTGGTCAATCCACTCTCACGCATGCGAGTGTCGCCCAGAAGATGTCGTGGCTATCACGACGTGCCACTACGAGGGTCGAAGACATGGCATATTGCATGCTTGGAATCTTTGGTATCAACATGCCTCTACTCTATGGCGAAGGAACAAAGGCCTTTCTGCGCCTACAGGAAGAGATTGTGAAGATATCTACCGACCATACCATATTCTGCTGGAATTGGGTCGAGTCCGTACCCGGCTCATGGACCAGCATGCTAGCCCCTACCCCGGCGGCTTTCAAGTTTTCTGGCTGTTACTTCGAGCCCAAAAGGGACATCAGCTCACCCGAGATATTCCCCTACTCATTCACCAATGCTGGTCTCTCCATCCGGCTTCCTCTTGTTTCAGCTTGGGGCTACTCGTTTGCCCTTCTAGAGGCTCATCACCCTGGGTCCTCCTGCCAATTTGCCATTCCTCTCCGCTATATTGTAGAGCTTGGGGCCTTCAGGCGGATAGCTTTCCCTCCAGGTCCTATTTCTATCGAATCGTGGCTCCCAGAGCCGGCTCGCAAACTGCTCGTGAGGGCGAGACCGAACCCATTTCAGTTAGAACTAGGATTTCCCACCACGCCAGAGTTCCAGTATGGCCTCCTCTTGACTACCTCCAGCAACGTGCTGCATGACTTATGGCGCGATTCATTTTATGGAGACGAGTCCCTTCCTACGAGCCTCAAGTGGGAGTTCCCTACAAACATCATTACCGCATATCCTGCAGGTGTGTGGGACAATCACCGAAGCTTGATCATGTTTCCTACCCAAAGAAGTGGGTCAAGGAAAGTATTTGCGGTCATGGTACAGATTCGAATGCAACCCGATTCAGAACTTGTCATGTTCTTTGCCATTCGGATACATAAGTCTGGCGAGACCCAGTGGTTCTGCAGGTTCTCACCTGAGTCCGCatgggatgatgatgactcTGTGCCCGAGGTACACCTGGAGGCTTTCAAAGAAGAAGTCTCGCACCGAACCGAAAGCATCATGTGTTCAGGCCATTCATGTCAAAAATTTCATCTTGATATTCTCTCTGAGCGAAACGTTTCCTCTAACACGGTGGTCCGCTCTGCTCATGTATCCACAAAGGGAAGCCACGAGGAAACAGGTCCGATTACTATGATTTGGGATGGACTAGCCAATAAGAGAGTTGAGCTGCCATCAGCCTTAAGAAACTACCTAGTCTAGCTCAAGTTCTTCCCGCTGAAATGGGGCATGGATGTGAGGGGAAGTTGGTGTCTCATGTCCGAGATGATATGGGCCCGCTCAAAATATAGGACACAGTCGTGTGTGTTTTGCGGGACTGGGACGATATGTCTTTTGTTGTTGGTTAATGCAGTTGTATacagcgaggatgaggttgccAGGGCTTCTAATCTCGCAGTACATTGGAAAGTACCCATTCTTGTCAGAGGTTGTTACTGCTGGTTTTGCCAATTTCAGGCTTTGAAGTCTCAAGCGTGCATATGCATTGCATTCGACAAAGGGCAAATGAGATGGGAATACGATCATTAGGGCGAAACATACCGCGTTGAAACAACATTCTTTCTATATCTCCATGTCTCCAAAAAGAGTCGTCAGACAGAGTGGAAAAGAATACAGTTAACTTTACGAATACAGCCGCGTGAAGTCCCGACCTCAAATAGCAAATTGGTGAGCTAGAATGCAGGCAAGCCTGTTGGAACAACTGAGTCTTTTGCTGTTGTAgctgatggcctcttttggACTCGTCATtgaaaataataataacccTGGTGGGAAGGCGAAGGAAAATGAGGAAAACCCATCTCTTTTCATTACCACCCGAGTTCCACACAGGTACGACAAAGCCATCTACACAATTTCAATCTTGCGGTAGGAATATTTGCTCCACGGTCGAGGAACCCAGTCCCGAATTAACCACCCTGAGCCGGCAATGTCACCGTCGTCAGATACAACGGCGTACCCAACACGAGTATAGGCCACAGTCTCAGGAGTTCCCGTAGCCTTCCGCAGTACGATGCCACATATTTTTAGTTCCGGGCGCCTACTTGCACCTGAAGCGATTGTGACGGGCATAAACCAGGAATCAAGACAACCATAGTCGTCGATGCCATAGTCGTCGATGCCACAGTCGTCGAAATCAAGGCCCCCATCACTGTAGGACGGTTTGCGAGCAAAGTTTTCCCAGTCAAGAACCATCTCTCTAATGCCAGGAAACTTGAACAGAACTCCAAACAAGGTCAAGCGGCCACCGCAAAGTTGGCCGAAGGGATCTCCGTTGCTCGGTTGAGTTTCCACGTTCAGAATATCAACCAGGAGGCATCTATCATTTCTTTCAAGGCTAGTATTTCACCTTTGACTGAGGCCCAAGTCCGGGAGGGGGCCAGTAAATGTGAACCTCGAGTCAGCCATGATGTCTGCGGGGAGCGACACAGAAGAAAATAAGTGCTTACCAATATACTCTTTATAACGCCAAGTTTCCCCTTGTATTGTTATATTGCCGACAGATTCGATAGGGCGCCATAATAAACCAGAGTGCAGATGATTTTCCCATAGTCCAGCAAAGTATTTACTCCCAGTGAACTGCGAAGATGCTTTCGCAACTCCACAAAGAGCAATCAGCTTGTCGCTATCCTTGGTCAAACCGCACCTACTGTATAAGAATATTATCTTATTCCAGTTCTTCATCAGGCCCGTTTCATCCAAGTCATCTCTTCCAAGAGTGATCTTTCCAGATATAAACAGGGACCTATACCTGCCCAATGCCTCCTCAGATGGGAAATGCTCGGTCAAGGTTGTTTCTCTGCATTCCCAGACTGGGAAAGGTGCCATGTGGATCGTTCGAGGACTGAGTTCCTACTCTTGGGTCATCCACGCACGTAGAGCGGGCCAAACTCGGTGAACAGACTGGCGAAGTTCGGGCACAATTCAAGCTTCTCAGCATGATCTCCATCATTCCGGAAAGATTCAACTGTAAAGGGGCCTCCCTTGGTTGGATCTCGGTTGCAGAAGAGGCCTCGGTTGGATGTCGATTGAAAGCTGGATGTCAGGTCGCATATCCCGTTTGAATATACGCGGTTCATTTGTCCTGACTCAATAACCCAGTCCTGAGGAGAGTCTTGGACAATACTTGCAACTGATTATCAGGCTGCGACACTTCGGGAAGGGTGCCAAGATAACTTACCACAGCGAGTCAATCCAGAGATACTGGCCACCCAGTCGCCTGGCCGCCACGACAGCCTCTTGAAAGCATTTAGGGAGCTCAGTGGGCTGTATCTCACGCTTCAAAAGAGCCATATTCTGGGTAGTCAATGTGAGAAATTTGTCAGTGCCCCAGACATGGCTCAAGGTGAAGTATTCCACTCTCCGGCTTTGGATACGTTCCTGTAACTCGTCTCGTTCAATCAGTCTAATGACCTCGGATGGGTCGATTTGAATCAGACGACTGGGAAGCCATCTATCTATGCCCTCTTCATGAGATTCTCAACAGTTTTCATGAGACTGTATACAAGTGGACAGTGCATTGTGATAGAACTGGAAGAGACTAGCACTGTCAATATTGTTCCCTATCGGATGCGGCAAGGGCCTATTGTTTTCTAAAAACGGCCCAAGTTAGTGATTCTCACAATAGTTTTCCCTCAGACTCCTTGGGACATTTACTCACATTTGTGGCGGTTGTAGGGATTAAATTCTAGGTAAGTGAATGTGGTGTTTAATTCGGGTAGAAATAGGAATCTGATTCCCGTGGGCTCACAGGAAGCCTCCTCACAACGAAGCCAACTGTAAATCGTGAGAGACTCCCTGGGGTCGTAATGATGCAGCTGATGGCCATCGGTACTGGAGCAGATGGTGTGCCCAAGGTAGGAGGTTATAGCAGTGTAAAGTCTAGTACAGATCTCGCAACCCCTTTAGGCCTGCTCCCTCACGTACTAGCCTGAGACGTCGGACCATACATCAACGGACTTGGATATCTTGCTGAGGTCTTTAAGAGATACACCTCCAACCTCGTTTTTGAAGTGCTTGGAGCATTCGAGGCAAATCATTCTACAACGATAGTTAGATTTGGTCTGGGTGTCGATGTGACTAACGGTGGCTCTGTCGCAGGACAGGGGAGTTAGATAAGAGGCTAATGTCGAGAAGCCATTCCCCCTCAAGATTGACAGCTAAGGCGCTTCTGCTTACCcagccagcttcttcctctgtgATTAGAGAGAATGCCAGGGTCGAGTGTGACATGAGCACAGCCTCGTTTTCCGTAATAGGCCGCAAGATGCAGTCAGCACCAGATTTCGTTTCTCAGACTTATTAATTTCTACTGCTCTAAACTGAGTCCATGCAATGGTTGTTGATATGTCTCACTTTCGATTTACCATGGTGTCGCCATGGTCTACCAAATGAGTATTAAATCTCACTCTCAGCTAATTCTCTTTCACCTCATTGACTGGGCTTCCAAACTCTGGCTACCGCCCGCCAATCTtctcttaatatataagaaatcTAGATATATAGCCAACTGAAACCATGAAGATAGAGTGCCTGAAAAAAAGCCTCAGCATGTTCAATGAAGTACATACTTCTTCAGACTCCTCTTCCCTGTTTTCCACTGTTCAGCGGCCCTCCCATTCATGTACCCGCTAATATACACATCTCCCACAAAGCGGTATTCACCACGGGTTCCCTCAGGTCTCAATAAGATAGGTGTGGAGCAACCCAAGGGCACGACGACTTGGTCCCCGGGGAGCATGAACCCTGTACCCATTCCTATCCTCTTCTCCTGTGTGATACAAAAGCACCGCCCCATCATTCTGTCGCCAAAATGTCTCTGCAGATACTCCCTCCTCACCTCGGGCCGCACCGCAACTGCCACGTTGAGGTAGTCGTACAATGTCCGATCCAGGGGTA is from Fusarium keratoplasticum isolate Fu6.1 chromosome 11, whole genome shotgun sequence and encodes:
- a CDS encoding HET domain-containing protein, with the translated sequence MRLINVRTMELEEFHGDQVPRYAILSHTWGQGEITFQDWKDLNLASQKAGFAKILGACRQASEDSLEYLWVDTNCIDKTSSAELSEAINSMFAWYRDAVVCYAFLIDVPTIPASGLVRYEAYCQSRWFTRGWTLQELLAPRDVIFFDQNWQQIGNRSGSLGERIAAITQIEVPFITGQSTLTHASVAQKMSWLSRRATTRVEDMAYCMLGIFGINMPLLYGEGTKAFLRLQEEIVKISTDHTIFCWNWVESVPGSWTSMLAPTPAAFKFSGCYFEPKRDISSPEIFPYSFTNAGLSIRLPLVSAWGYSFALLEAHHPGSSCQFAIPLRYIVELGAFRRIAFPPGPISIESWLPEPARKLLVRARPNPFQLELGFPTTPEFQYGLLLTTSSNVLHDLWRDSFYGDESLPTSLKWEFPTNIITAYPAGVWDNHRSLIMFPTQRSGSRKVFAVMVQIRMQPDSELVMFFAIRIHKSGETQWFCRFSPESAWDDDDSVPEVHLEAFKEEVSHRTESIMCSGHSCQKFHLDILSERNVSSNTVVRSAHVSTKGSHEETGPITMIWDGLANKRVELPSALRNYLV